GCCGTCGACGCGGACGCCACGGACGCCCAAGTAAGGCGCCCGATCGGCGGTTTCGATCTCCCCGGCCGTTATCAGGTATTCCGTCACGACGTCAAAGAACGAGTCCTCGGCAAACGATCCCGTGGCTTCCGAGTGCGCGAGGACCTCTTGATAGAGCTGGTTGTGGTAGATGTCCAGCGCGTTATCCACGGGCAGCCTCCAGATCGGAGAGCATCGTCTCAAGCGTGACGACGAAGCTGTCAATCTCTTTAAGTTCAACCTGATATCTGACTCTACCGATGCCAGTCCGTAGGATGTCGGGAGTGATCCTCGGGAAATCTGGTCTGACCTGATATATCGACATTCCGTCGATAGACCAGATGTTGGTATACGAGTCTTCCTCCCGATAACCAGTTGCCGCCAGCCGAGACTCCAGCAGGTCACTGGCCCACGGCGCATGGTCCTCGAAGCAAGTTCGCAGGCGACTCACCCAGCCGTGGAGCGTAGTCGCGTCAGCGCCCTCGCGAGGTATCTCGTTGACCGAGAAGACCACTAGGTAGAGGGCTTCGAACGACACCATGTCCAACTGGTGCTCGGAGCTGATGCTGACCGCCGGTACGGCTCCGCCCCGCTGCGTCTTCACCTCGATGGCAGTCGGAGAAAACTCGAAGTCCTTAGGCCCGTCCAGCGGACCCCACCATCCCGTTACCGCCTCTTTAGCGCCGATCGACGGAATCAGATGCTCCTGAATGAGCCTGAGCTCGCCGACCAATCCCTTCTGCTCCGAGTTGGTGAGGACATGTGAAGGAGCTCCCCGCATGAGGTGGTGCCAGCGCCAGGTTCGGGCAATTACCCTCCGGACCGCGTCCGACTCAGTAGGAGCCAGGCCGGCTGCCTCCATAATGTCGACGCAGAGGCGGTGGAATAGGTCCGTCGACCCCGCATCCTTCAGCGCAAGCCAGAGGTGCACCTTGCCCGCTTTGTCTGCGTCGCCGAA
Above is a window of Micromonospora coriariae DNA encoding:
- a CDS encoding PD-(D/E)XK motif protein, translated to MSDPWAGLRPATTMGTATAVRADPGHRWDCYWARDARGRRAWTMSVQPSSIGDATLPELRGVELSFGDADKAGKVHLWLALKDAGSTDLFHRLCVDIMEAAGLAPTESDAVRRVIARTWRWHHLMRGAPSHVLTNSEQKGLVGELRLIQEHLIPSIGAKEAVTGWWGPLDGPKDFEFSPTAIEVKTQRGGAVPAVSISSEHQLDMVSFEALYLVVFSVNEIPREGADATTLHGWVSRLRTCFEDHAPWASDLLESRLAATGYREEDSYTNIWSIDGMSIYQVRPDFPRITPDILRTGIGRVRYQVELKEIDSFVVTLETMLSDLEAARG